In Plasmodium falciparum 3D7 genome assembly, chromosome: 6, the following proteins share a genomic window:
- a CDS encoding thiamine-phosphate synthase, putative, whose amino-acid sequence MNIGKSGKSLKKCVDYSLYLVTDDKFLKDKENVCGTFVNKIIQGVLGGVGLIQLRLKKSDDIYFYNTAVKMKNLLLPFNVPLIINNRLDICLSVNADGVHLGKSDLPLYHARNILGENKIIGATINFSDEKDIEMCINNKIDYIAHDHTLYESTTKKTIVSNEQGLKEQIQILENKIKYLYHKGKIIKSHNNTDDNFKNIIPPIILIGGINTNNIQNTMISFSNTCEGLAVVSCILDENSPSFVNTLKLKYIIDKYKKSDHVAFINMYSNCLNYLYYQHIEIEEQLNLPIIFHSTKKKNINTFLVTNMILDKNKSYFIPFKNNDYFDIISLNEFFKNNEKANLFLFHSSYDLFLNNNNKIDNNINGILNKEKHDDHIYENIKEQIIKRIIQLKHIKKEHMGHNIFILIGEEIWDLFNKHCYPQFFNSNFFFVIKKHSTIQSTMSEQWLYYDTQNACIQYNHNIINIFLKNAHFFSEENIKKFTLLMSYFLIVQDKEITPQFLQQIATQGGTNFHEQTLWKFIATVDISLKLVEKSMGI is encoded by the coding sequence ATGAACATTGGAAAATCTGGtaaatcattaaaaaaatgtgtgGACTATTCTTTATATCTAGTGACGGACGATAAGTTTTTgaaagataaagaaaatgtatGCGGAACAtttgttaataaaataatacaggGTGTTTTAGGAGGGGTAGGATTAATACAATTAAGATTAAAAAAATcagatgatatatatttttataatactgcagtgaaaatgaaaaatttattattaccttTTAATGTTCCTCTTATTATAAACAATAGATTAGATATATGTTTATCTGTTAATGCTGATGGAGTTCATTTAGGGAAAAGCGATTTACCTTTATATCATGCTAGAAATATATTAGgcgaaaataaaattataggtGCTACTATAAATTTTAGTGATGAAAAAGATATAGAAATGTGTatcaataataaaatagacTATATAGCACATGATCATACTTTATATGAATCAACAACGAAAAAAACAATCGTATCAAATGAACAGGGTTTAAAAGAACAAATACAAATtcttgaaaataaaataaaatatctttatcataaagggaaaattataaaaagtcATAATAATACTgatgataattttaaaaatatcatcCCAccaattatattaatagggggcataaatacaaataatatacaaaatacaATGATATCCTTTTCTAACACATGTGAAGGTCTAGCTGTTGTGTCATGCATACTTGATGAAAATTCCCCTTCATTTGTTAATactttaaaattaaaatatataatagataaatataaaaaaagtgatCACGTTgcttttattaatatgtatagcaattgtttaaattatttatattatcagcATATAGAAATAGAAGAACAGTTAAATTTAcctataatttttcattcaacaaaaaaaaaaaatatcaataCATTCCTTGTTACAAATATGAtattagataaaaataaatcatatttcataccttttaaaaataacgactattttgatattatatctttaaatgaattttttaaaaataatgaaaaggcaaatctttttctttttcattcgTCATATGATTTGTTtttaaacaataataataaaattgataacaatataaatggtatattaaataaagagAAACATGATGATCATATATATGAGAATATAAAGGAgcaaattataaaaaggattattcaattaaaacatataaaaaaagaacacatgggacataatatatttatacttatTGGTGAAGAAATATGGGATCTATTCAACAAACATTGTTATCcacaattttttaattcgaattttttttttgttataaagAAGCATTCAACTATTCAATCTACCATGTCTGAACAGTGGTTATATTATGATACACAAAATGCATGTATACAATATAaccataatattattaatatttttttaaaaaacgcACATTTTTTCtcagaagaaaatattaaaaaattcacTTTATTAATGTCTTACTTTCTCATTGTACAAGACAAAGAGATAACCCCACAATTTTTACAGCAAATTGCAACCCAAGGGGGAACGAATTTCCACGAGCAAACATTATGGAAATTTATAGCAACAGTGGACATTTCTTTGAAATTGGTTGAGAAGAGTATgggtatataa
- a CDS encoding cytosolic Fe-S cluster assembly factor NAR1, putative, with the protein MFSNLIKLENLNDYNNEAEKCIKPFLYKNSSIDDEENENFIQVERPNLINIKKIKKKNYNRKERGEISLTDCLACSGCVTNEETTFLKSQNCIEIINTVKKKKINIISLSLQSVTALSVYYKLPISTIQKKLCFFFKSLNFHYVYDSSLGELITLNEAKKEFLEYFFKNNETYENNNIYPGDDHVGNVNRQKKKNILIRKIFNDKNKKKKNPSYNDNNNDNNKNNDYDKNNDYDNYNDNDNYKNISSYSNNSSNKFSLQYKDKKIGPKTFPLICSHCSGAVIYGEKNFDDDLLNSFSKIKSSQDIQGIILKILHLHNSVLYTYPSLNKYIYNNFFRLYNYKFNWLNICRKHFLKNYRFNDNASKKKNNNFDNNNDNDMGVFKEMETLNIYDINHVYLLYCFDKKLEACRIHEEQQISIENNMKNYLSRQNVDYNIFIKKEQDQNKFYCVDAVMTTVELIELINNMNIDFYTLPELYVDNIYNLIKRICQDDIRGVQNIVGASSDVLNENVSSTTKMKHIKNNDDDDDNDDDNNDDDNNDDDNNDDDNNDDDDNDDDDNEDDDNNDNNNYDDDNNDDNNNNNNNIHTAEEYKDKSVATGNMNEENKKNNIMLNHTEVNYMKYIYDDLFLHYLIRCSHKNNISMGYGEEIFKYVCKEIFNFQVDENRFNLKYEDIIVLSLFNNNNCVFRVILSYGFKSMHNVLRKIKELKNEHTKNYKNVDEQVLHHDQNKYHINITYNLLFNDRIDYVELMACEKGCLFGCAQNIFSEPVEKFSYCSCNNFDIFKKLDKQEIISNFDFLQESNDKKKKETNKFCCNENHKNYVMNSLCNNNNNNNNIHTAEEYKDKEKLFKKLFNTMHDDQYILYVNSKNCIYDHTINSFLKNIFHVFNNANFHLFKATFSSKKKLDIINW; encoded by the coding sequence ATGTTTTCTAATTTAATTAAACTAGAGAATTTGAATGACTATAATAATGAAGCTGAAAAATGTATTAAGCCCTTCTTATATAAGAATTCCTCTATTGATGATgaggaaaatgaaaattttatacAAGTAGAAAGAccgaatttaataaatataaagaaaataaaaaaaaagaattataatagAAAAGAAAGAGGAGAAATATCCTTAACGGATTGTTTAGCATGTAGTGGTTGTGTTACAAACGAAGAGactacatttttaaaaagtcaGAATTgtatagaaataataaatactgtaaaaaaaaaaaaaattaatattatttctttatccTTACAAAGTGTAACAGCATTGTCTGTATATTACAAATTACCAATATCAACAATTCAAAAgaaattatgttttttttttaaatctttaaattttcattatGTATATGATTCATCATTAGGGGAATTAATAACGTTAAATGAAGCGAAAAAAGAATTtcttgaatatttttttaaaaataatgaaacatatgaaaataataatatatatcctgGTGATGATCATGTTGGAAATGTAAATcgtcaaaagaaaaaaaatatattaattcgtaaaatatttaatgataagaataaaaaaaaaaaaaatccgtcatataatgataataataatgataataataaaaataatgattatgataaaaataatgattatgataattataatgataatgataattataaaaatatttcttcataCTCAAACAATTCAAGTAATAAATTTTCTTTacaatataaagataaaaaaataggaCCGAAAACTTTTCCACTTATATGTTCCCATTGTAGTGGTGCTGTTATATATggagaaaaaaattttgatgACGATTTATTAAATAGTTTTAGTAAGATAAAAAGTAGTCAAGATATTCAAGggattattttaaaaatattacatttgCATAACAgtgttttatatacatatccttctttaaataaatatatttacaataatttttttagattgtataattataaatttaattggttaaatatatgtaggaaacattttttaaagaattataGATTTAATGATAATgcgtcaaaaaaaaaaaataataattttgataataacaatgataatgatatgggtgtatttaaagaaatggaaactttaaatatatatgatataaatcatgtttatttattatattgtttcGACAAAAAGTTAGAAGCTTGTCGAATACACGAAGAACAACAGATTagtatagaaaataatatgaaaaattatttatctcGTCAAAATGTTgactataatatatttataaaaaaggaacaagatcaaaataaattttattgtGTAGATGCTGTTATGACAACAGTTGAATTAAttgaattaataaataatatgaacattgATTTTTATACTTTACCAGAATTGTatgttgataatatatataaccttataaaaagaatttgtCAAGATGATATACGTGGGGTACAAAATATAGTAGGTGCTTCCTCTGATGTGttaaatgaaaatgttagctcaacaacaaaaatgaaacacatcaaaaataatgatgatgatgatgataatgatgatgataataatgatgatgataataatgatgatgataataatgatgatgataataatgatgatgatgataatgatgatgatgataatgaagatgatgataataatgataataataattatgatgatgataataatgatgataataataataataataataatatacatactgctgaagaatataaagataaatcAGTCGCCACAGGGAACATGAacgaagaaaataaaaaaaataacatcaTGTTAAATCATACAGAagtaaattatatgaaatatatttatgatgatttatttttacattatttaattcGATGTagtcataaaaataatatatccatGGGATATGGAGaggaaatatttaaatatgtgTGTAAAGAGATATTTAATTTCCAAGTGGATGAAAATAggtttaatttaaaatatgaagaCATAATTgttctttctttatttaataataataattgtgtGTTTAGGGTAATCTTATCTTATGGGTTTAAGAGTATGCACAATGTTttgagaaaaataaaagaattaaagaATGAACATAcaaagaattataaaaatgtcgATGAACAAGTATTACATCAtgatcaaaataaatatcatattaatattacatataatctCTTATTTAATGATAGAATTGATTATGTTGAATTAATGGCATGCGAAAAGGGTTGTCTTTTTGGATGTGCTCAGAATATTTTTTCAGAACCTGTTGAGAAATTTTCCTATTGTTCCTGCaataattttgatatatttaaaaagttaGATAAACAGGAAATTATTTCAAACTTTGATTTTTTACAAGAATCAAatgataagaaaaagaaagaaacaaACAAATTTTGTTGTAATGAgaatcataaaaattatgttatGAATTctttatgtaataataataataataataataatatacatactgctgaagaatataaagataaagaaaaattgtTTAAGAAATTGTTTAATACCATGCATGATgatcaatatattttatatgtaaactctaaaaattgtatatatgatcatactattaattcatttttaaaaaatatatttcacgTTTTTAACAATGCAAACTTTCATCTTTTTAAAGCTACCTTctcttcaaaaaaaaaattggacATAATCAACTGGTAA